The region CTGGCTCGCCATGCTGGAAGCCCGGCATTCGGAAACCCAGATCAACATGGGCCTGGACCGCGTGCAGGCCGTCAAGGCGCGCCTGCAGCTGGCCTTTGCCTGCCCCGTGATCATGGTGGCCGGCACCAATGGCAAGGGGTCCACCTGCGCCATGCTGGAGTCGGTGCTGTTGCGCGCCGGCTACAAAGTGGGCCTGTATATCAAGCCGCACTTTCTCGACTTTAACGAGCGCGCCCGCGTGCTGGGCGAAATGGCCAGCGACGAGCAGCTCGTCGCCAGTTTCAATGCCGTCGAAGCCGTGCGTGGCGACACGCCGCTGACGTATTTCGAATTCACCACCCTGGCCATCTTGCATTTGCTGTCGCAGGCAAATCTCGATGTGGCCATCCTGGAAGTGGGCCTGGGCGGGCGCCTGGACGCCGTCAATGTGATCGACGCCGACGTGGCGATCGTCACCAGCGTCGATATCGATCATACCGATTACCTGGGCGACACGCGCGAGGCGATCGGCTTTGAAAAGGCCGGCATCTTCCGCGCTGGCAAGGCCGCCATCTGCAGCGACCCGGTGCCGCCGCAATCGCTGATCGACCATGCAACGGCAATCGGTGCCGACCTGTGGCTGATGGGCCGCGACTTCAATTACTCGGGCGACAAGCAGCAGTGGAACTACGGCGGGCGCGAGCAGCGCCGCAACTCGCTGGCGTATCCGAGCCTGCGCGGCGCCAACCAGATCCTGAACGCCACCGCCGTGCTGGCCGCGCTGGAAGTGCTGAAACTGAAACTGCCGGTGGGCGCGCAGGAAGTGCGCACCGGCCTGGTCACGGTGGAACTGCCGGGCCGTTTCCAGGTGTTGCCGGGCCGCCCCAGCGTGATCCTCGACGTGGCGCACAATCCCCATGCGGCCTCGGCGCTGAACCAGAACCTGGGCAATATGAGTTTTCACCCGTATACCTATGCCGTGTTCGGTTCCATGCAGGACAAGGATATCGACGGCGTGCTGGCCGCCATGAGCGAGCACGTCGATCACTGGTGCCTGGCGGGCCTGCCGTCGCCGCGCGCGGCCACTGCGTCCGAGCTGGCGGCCAAGGTGCAGATCATGCTGGAAGACAAGCCGGACAGCGGCGATCATACAGTGTCTGTTTTCGATGACCCGGCACAAGCTTTTGCAAATGCAATGAGCCGGGCCGGTGAGAATGATAGAATTGTGGTCTTTGGTTCTTTCCTCACCGTTGCCGGCGTGATGAAGGCCAGGAAATCCTCACTTCACTGAAACGCACTCGACTGAAAATGACGCATGGGCTTGTTCTCGAAACTGTTTAAAAACAAGCAAGAATCCTCTGGCGAAGACAGCGGCTTTTATGTTCCTGGCGAAGCACAGTCGCCGACCCGCAAGCGTGCCGCCAATACCGCCGGTGGCGGTGGCCGCCGTGCTGGCCGCGATGCGCCCGATCCCGCCTTGCCGGAAAAGAAACGTGCGCGCCGCCGCCTGATCGGCGCCATCGCGCTGGCGCTGGGTGTGGCCGTCGGCCTGCCGATGCTGCTCGATTCCGAACCGAAGGCGCCCGTCAACGATATCGCCATCGAGATTCCGTCGAAGGACAAAGTGGCCGCCGCACCGGTCCCGGTACCGGCGCCCGTGCAGGCGGTGCCCGCCCAGGGCGCGGCCAGCAATGGCCTGGACCAGTCCGAGGAAATCGTCGACACGCCATTGCCGGCCAGAAGCAAGCCAGTACCGATGCCAACGCCGGTTCCGGCCACCGTGGTGGCCGCCGCCGAGCCGGTCAAGCCGGCCTATGTCGAGCCGAAGCCTGTCAAGGTCGAGCCCAAGCATGAGGCCAAGCCTGAGCCGAAGGTCGAACCGAAGCGGGAAGCCAAGCCTGAACCCAAGCCCGAGCCGAAACATGAAGCCAAGCCGGAGCCGAAGCCCGAGCCGAAGCCGGCCAAGGTGGAAAAATCGAATGACGATGCGGCGCGCGCGATGGCCATCCTGGAAGGCAAGCCCGCCGCCAGGGCGGAGGCCAAGCCTGCGGAGAAGTCGGCCGACGCCGATTCGGGCCGCTTTGTGGTGCAGGTCGCCGCGCTGGCGACGCAGGACAAGGTCGATGAGCTGCAGGCGAAATTGCGCGACGCGGGTATCAATTCCTATACGCAAAAAGTGTCCAGCGCCGGTGGCCAGCGCATCCGCGTGCGCGTGGGGCCGTTCGGCAGCCGCGACGAGGCGGAAAAAACCCGCGCCAAGCTGCAAAAGCTGGGCCTGGGTGGCAGCCTGGTGCCGGCGTGAGCAGTGTAGATCTGGCGGGCTGACGGCGTGACGATCTTCGATTACCTGGTGCTGTTCGTGCTGGCAACTTCGGTGCTGATCAGCATGATGCGCGGCCTGATCAAGGAAATCCTGTCGCTGGTGAGCTGGGTGGTGGCGTTTGTCGCCGCCAATGCCTACGGCGCGACCCTGGCGAAATTCCTGCCGGCCGTGATTCCTGGCGAGGCCGTGCGCCTGCTGCTGGCCTTCGTGATTCTGTTTATCGGCGTACGCATCCTGATGGGCTTGCTGGGCATGACGGTCGATGCGCTGGTCAAGGTGACCGGGCTGAGCCTGGCCGACCGCATGCTGGGCAGCCTGTTCGGCGCGGCGCGGGGGCTTGTAATTGTGCTGACCACCGTCATCTTGTGCGGCATGACCTCGATTCCGCAACAGCCGTTCTGGAAGAACGCCTTGCTCAGTCCATACGCCGAACAGGGCGCGCGCACCATCAAGCCTTATCTGCCTGCCGCCTACGCGCAGCATGTGAAATTTTGATCTTTTTAAATCAGTAGCACAGTTACAGGAGCACACCATGTGTGGCATCGTCGGCGTCGTTTCCCATCAACCTGTCAATCAATTGCTCTATGACGCATTGTTGCTCTTGCAACATCGCGGTCAGGACGCGGCAGGGATTGCGACCAATCACAGCAGTATGTTTTCCATGCACAAGGCCAATGGCCTGGTGCGCGACGTCTTCCGTACGCGTAACATGCGTTCGCTGCAAGGCAATTCCGGCATCGGCCACTGCCGCTATCCTACCGCTGGCTCGTCGAGCGAAGAAGAAGCGCAACCGTTCTATGTCAATGCGCCGTTCGGCATTACCCTCGCGCACAATGGCAACCTGACCAACTGGGAACAGCTCAAGCAGGAGATGTTCAAGAACGACCGCCGCCACATCAATACCGATTCCGACTCGGAAGTGCTGCTGAACGTGCTGGCCCATGAAATCCACCAGGCCACCACCGGCCTGGTGCTCGATCCTGAAGCCATCTTCAAGGCCGTCACCGTGCTGAACCGCCGCGTCAAGGGCGGTTACGCTGCCGTTGCCCAGATCGCCGGCGTGGGCCTGCTGGCCTTCCGCGATCCGCACGGCATCCGTCCGCTGTGCCTGGGCATCAATGAAAGCGAGCAGGGCACCGAATACCTGATCGCCTCCGAGTCGGTGGCGCTGGAAGGCATGGGCTTCCGCTTCGTGCGCGATATTGCGCCGGGCGAAGCCGTCTTTATCGATGCCGACAAGCAGCTGCACAGCCAGCAATGCGCCGACAACGCCAGCCTGAACCCTTGCGTGTTCGAATTCGTCTACCTGGCCCGTCCCGACTCCGTCATCGACGGCGCCTCGGTCTACGCCACGCGCCTGAAAATGGGCGAATACCTGGCCGAAAAGATCCGCCGCGAACTGCCCGAAGGCGGCATCGACGTGGTCATGCCGATTCCCGATTCCTCGCGTCCGGCCGCCATCCAGCTGGCCCTGGCGCTGAATATCGAGTACCGCGAAGGCTTTATCAAGAACCGCTATATCGGCCGTACCTTCATCATGCCGGGCCAGGCGGCGCGCAAGAAGTCCGTGCGCCAGAAGCTCAACGCCATCCCGTCCGAATTCAAGGACAAAGTGGTGCTGCTGGTCGACGACTCCATCGTGCGCGGCACCACCAGCCGCGAAATCGTGCAGATGGCGCGCGAAGCGGGCGCCAAAAAGGTGATCTTCGCCTCGGCCGCGCCACCGGTGATCTACCCGAACGTGTACGGCATCGACATGCCGACGCGCGACGAGCTGATCGCCTACGGCCGCACCACCGAAGAGGTGTGCCGCGAAATCACGGCCGACTACCTGGTCTACCAGGATATCGACGACCTGAAGCAGGCGATTGCCGACGTCAATCCGGCCCTGACCAGCTTTGAAGCGTCGTGCTTCGACGGCGTCTACGTGACGGGCGATGTATCGCAGGACTACCTGGACCGTCTGGAATATGCGCGCCATAATCCGAAGGCGGCCGCACCCGAAGACACGCCGCGTTCCCAGCTGAACCTGAACCTGGCGACCACGGAAGCATAAGTAACCTGCCCGGCCTGCGCCGGGCTTTTTTTTCTCTGCGATCATGAACGACAAAAAAAACTACGGCTTTACCACCACCATCCTGCATAGCGACCGCCGCAAGGGCATCGAACACGGCTCGCTGCACAAGCCCGTGCATACCTCGGTCGCGTTCGGCTACAGCGACGCGCGCCAGCTGGCCTCCGTGTTCCAGGGCAAGGAACCGGGCTTCCGCTATGGCCGCCAGGGCAACCCGACCGTCTCCGCGCTGGAAGACAAGGTCAA is a window of Janthinobacterium sp. J1-1 DNA encoding:
- the folC gene encoding bifunctional tetrahydrofolate synthase/dihydrofolate synthase — its product is MQNLPTTLPDWLAMLEARHSETQINMGLDRVQAVKARLQLAFACPVIMVAGTNGKGSTCAMLESVLLRAGYKVGLYIKPHFLDFNERARVLGEMASDEQLVASFNAVEAVRGDTPLTYFEFTTLAILHLLSQANLDVAILEVGLGGRLDAVNVIDADVAIVTSVDIDHTDYLGDTREAIGFEKAGIFRAGKAAICSDPVPPQSLIDHATAIGADLWLMGRDFNYSGDKQQWNYGGREQRRNSLAYPSLRGANQILNATAVLAALEVLKLKLPVGAQEVRTGLVTVELPGRFQVLPGRPSVILDVAHNPHAASALNQNLGNMSFHPYTYAVFGSMQDKDIDGVLAAMSEHVDHWCLAGLPSPRAATASELAAKVQIMLEDKPDSGDHTVSVFDDPAQAFANAMSRAGENDRIVVFGSFLTVAGVMKARKSSLH
- a CDS encoding SPOR domain-containing protein; amino-acid sequence: MGLFSKLFKNKQESSGEDSGFYVPGEAQSPTRKRAANTAGGGGRRAGRDAPDPALPEKKRARRRLIGAIALALGVAVGLPMLLDSEPKAPVNDIAIEIPSKDKVAAAPVPVPAPVQAVPAQGAASNGLDQSEEIVDTPLPARSKPVPMPTPVPATVVAAAEPVKPAYVEPKPVKVEPKHEAKPEPKVEPKREAKPEPKPEPKHEAKPEPKPEPKPAKVEKSNDDAARAMAILEGKPAARAEAKPAEKSADADSGRFVVQVAALATQDKVDELQAKLRDAGINSYTQKVSSAGGQRIRVRVGPFGSRDEAEKTRAKLQKLGLGGSLVPA
- a CDS encoding CvpA family protein produces the protein MTIFDYLVLFVLATSVLISMMRGLIKEILSLVSWVVAFVAANAYGATLAKFLPAVIPGEAVRLLLAFVILFIGVRILMGLLGMTVDALVKVTGLSLADRMLGSLFGAARGLVIVLTTVILCGMTSIPQQPFWKNALLSPYAEQGARTIKPYLPAAYAQHVKF
- the purF gene encoding amidophosphoribosyltransferase, with translation MCGIVGVVSHQPVNQLLYDALLLLQHRGQDAAGIATNHSSMFSMHKANGLVRDVFRTRNMRSLQGNSGIGHCRYPTAGSSSEEEAQPFYVNAPFGITLAHNGNLTNWEQLKQEMFKNDRRHINTDSDSEVLLNVLAHEIHQATTGLVLDPEAIFKAVTVLNRRVKGGYAAVAQIAGVGLLAFRDPHGIRPLCLGINESEQGTEYLIASESVALEGMGFRFVRDIAPGEAVFIDADKQLHSQQCADNASLNPCVFEFVYLARPDSVIDGASVYATRLKMGEYLAEKIRRELPEGGIDVVMPIPDSSRPAAIQLALALNIEYREGFIKNRYIGRTFIMPGQAARKKSVRQKLNAIPSEFKDKVVLLVDDSIVRGTTSREIVQMAREAGAKKVIFASAAPPVIYPNVYGIDMPTRDELIAYGRTTEEVCREITADYLVYQDIDDLKQAIADVNPALTSFEASCFDGVYVTGDVSQDYLDRLEYARHNPKAAAPEDTPRSQLNLNLATTEA